A single Capra hircus breed San Clemente chromosome 13, ASM170441v1, whole genome shotgun sequence DNA region contains:
- the LOC102179296 gene encoding uncharacterized protein LOC102179296 isoform X3: protein MLVASCSRKHWVSLESWQDLGPQKPSESIPGRRNSGEQKGEGRKIQLLGQPGSEGWASPGHTAAWTQGSISWWSPEARPRWAGKLMHGVSVTVQSLSPGCGWEPPGTRAGRSQAGRSHAGAALGKAAGRAPGRRQPSSPSAACSLLLALQTWVVFWLPPSLKMSFRAAWSLTLRKGGLGIRGIHTPGSTAHGKEKMPPYTNYHAQRSYPMPDEPFCMELNAEQRALKEKEKGSWTQLSHAEKCTGSSSMRPSQR from the exons ATGCTTGTAGCTTCCTGCAGCAGGAAGCATTGGGTCTCCCTGGAAAGCTGGCAAGACTTGGGTCCTCAAAAGCCCTCCGAGAGTATTCCAGGTAGAAGAAACAGCGGTGAGCAGAAGGGCGAAGGCAGGAAGATCCAGCTCCTGGGACAACCAGGCTCAGAGGGCTGGGCCAGTCCAGGACACACAGCTGCCTGGACCCAGGGCTCTATCAGCTGGTGGTCTCCAGAGGCCAGACCCCGATGGGCAGGGAAATTGATGCATGGTGTCAGTGTCACTGTGCAATCCCTCTCCCCAGGCTGTGGGTGGGAGCCCCCAGGGACGCGGGCTGGGCGCTCACAGGCAGGACGTTCCCACGCAGGGGCGGCCCTGGGGAAGGCTGCGGGGCGGGCCCCAGGCAGGCGCCAGCCGTCCAGTCCCTCTGCAGCCTGTTCTCTGTTACTTGCTCTGCAGACCTGGGTCGTGTTCTGGCTCCCTCCAAGCCTCAAG ATGTCCTTCAGAGCTGCCTGGAGCTTGACCCTGAGGAAAGGGGGCCTTGGAATTCGAGGGATCCACACCCCAGGAAGTACCG CCCACGGCAAGGAGAAGATGCCCCCCTACACTAACTACCATGCCCAGCGCTCCTACCCCATGCCCGACGAGCCCTTCTGCATGGAACTCAACGCGGAGCAGCGGGCCctcaaggagaaggagaagggcagCTGGACCCAGCTGAGCCACGCCGAGAAG TGTACCGGCTCCAGTTCCATGAGACCTTCGCAGAGATGA
- the LOC102179296 gene encoding cytochrome c oxidase subunit 4 isoform 2, mitochondrial isoform X1, giving the protein MLVASCSRKHWVSLESWQDLGPQKPSESIPGRRNSGEQKGEGRKIQLLGQPGSEGWASPGHTAAWTQGSISWWSPEARPRWAGKLMHGVSVTVQSLSPGCGWEPPGTRAGRSQAGRSHAGAALGKAAGRAPGRRQPSSPSAACSLLLALQTWVVFWLPPSLKMSFRAAWSLTLRKGGLGIRGIHTPGSTAHGKEKMPPYTNYHAQRSYPMPDEPFCMELNAEQRALKEKEKGSWTQLSHAEKVALYRLQFHETFAEMNRRSNEWKTVMGCVFFFCGFTGLLIWWQRVYVFPKKPITLTDEWKAQQLQRTLDMKGNPVQGLASRWDYERKEWKK; this is encoded by the exons ATGCTTGTAGCTTCCTGCAGCAGGAAGCATTGGGTCTCCCTGGAAAGCTGGCAAGACTTGGGTCCTCAAAAGCCCTCCGAGAGTATTCCAGGTAGAAGAAACAGCGGTGAGCAGAAGGGCGAAGGCAGGAAGATCCAGCTCCTGGGACAACCAGGCTCAGAGGGCTGGGCCAGTCCAGGACACACAGCTGCCTGGACCCAGGGCTCTATCAGCTGGTGGTCTCCAGAGGCCAGACCCCGATGGGCAGGGAAATTGATGCATGGTGTCAGTGTCACTGTGCAATCCCTCTCCCCAGGCTGTGGGTGGGAGCCCCCAGGGACGCGGGCTGGGCGCTCACAGGCAGGACGTTCCCACGCAGGGGCGGCCCTGGGGAAGGCTGCGGGGCGGGCCCCAGGCAGGCGCCAGCCGTCCAGTCCCTCTGCAGCCTGTTCTCTGTTACTTGCTCTGCAGACCTGGGTCGTGTTCTGGCTCCCTCCAAGCCTCAAG ATGTCCTTCAGAGCTGCCTGGAGCTTGACCCTGAGGAAAGGGGGCCTTGGAATTCGAGGGATCCACACCCCAGGAAGTACCG CCCACGGCAAGGAGAAGATGCCCCCCTACACTAACTACCATGCCCAGCGCTCCTACCCCATGCCCGACGAGCCCTTCTGCATGGAACTCAACGCGGAGCAGCGGGCCctcaaggagaaggagaagggcagCTGGACCCAGCTGAGCCACGCCGAGAAGGTGGCCC TGTACCGGCTCCAGTTCCATGAGACCTTCGCAGAGATGAACCGTCGTTCCAACGAGTGGAAGACAGTGATGGGCtgtgtctttttcttctgtggaTTCACAGGTCTGCTGATTTGGTGGCAGCGGGTCTATG TGTTCCCTAAGAAACCCATCACCCTGACGGATGAGTGGAAGGCCCAGCAGCTCCAGCGCACCCTGGACATGAAGGGCAACCCCGTGCAAGGCCTGGCCTCCCGGTGGGACTATGAGAGGAAGGAGTGGAAGAAGTGA
- the LOC102179296 gene encoding uncharacterized protein LOC102179296 isoform X4, protein MLVASCSRKHWVSLESWQDLGPQKPSESIPGRRNSGEQKGEGRKIQLLGQPGSEGWASPGHTAAWTQGSISWWSPEARPRWAGKLMHGVSVTVQSLSPGCGWEPPGTRAGRSQAGRSHAGAALGKAAGRAPGRRQPSSPSAACSLLLALQTWVVFWLPPSLKMSFRAAWSLTLRKGGLGIRGIHTPGSTAHGKEKMPPYTNYHAQRSYPMPDEPFCMELNAEQRALKEKEKGSWTQLSHAEKVC, encoded by the exons ATGCTTGTAGCTTCCTGCAGCAGGAAGCATTGGGTCTCCCTGGAAAGCTGGCAAGACTTGGGTCCTCAAAAGCCCTCCGAGAGTATTCCAGGTAGAAGAAACAGCGGTGAGCAGAAGGGCGAAGGCAGGAAGATCCAGCTCCTGGGACAACCAGGCTCAGAGGGCTGGGCCAGTCCAGGACACACAGCTGCCTGGACCCAGGGCTCTATCAGCTGGTGGTCTCCAGAGGCCAGACCCCGATGGGCAGGGAAATTGATGCATGGTGTCAGTGTCACTGTGCAATCCCTCTCCCCAGGCTGTGGGTGGGAGCCCCCAGGGACGCGGGCTGGGCGCTCACAGGCAGGACGTTCCCACGCAGGGGCGGCCCTGGGGAAGGCTGCGGGGCGGGCCCCAGGCAGGCGCCAGCCGTCCAGTCCCTCTGCAGCCTGTTCTCTGTTACTTGCTCTGCAGACCTGGGTCGTGTTCTGGCTCCCTCCAAGCCTCAAG ATGTCCTTCAGAGCTGCCTGGAGCTTGACCCTGAGGAAAGGGGGCCTTGGAATTCGAGGGATCCACACCCCAGGAAGTACCG CCCACGGCAAGGAGAAGATGCCCCCCTACACTAACTACCATGCCCAGCGCTCCTACCCCATGCCCGACGAGCCCTTCTGCATGGAACTCAACGCGGAGCAGCGGGCCctcaaggagaaggagaagggcagCTGGACCCAGCTGAGCCACGCCGAGAAG GTCTGCTGA
- the LOC102179296 gene encoding uncharacterized protein LOC102179296 isoform X2: MLVASCSRKHWVSLESWQDLGPQKPSESIPGRRNSGEQKGEGRKIQLLGQPGSEGWASPGHTAAWTQGSISWWSPEARPRWAGKLMHGVSVTVQSLSPGCGWEPPGTRAGRSQAGRSHAGAALGKAAGRAPGRRQPSSPSAACSLLLALQTWVVFWLPPSLKMSFRAAWSLTLRKGGLGIRGIHTPGSTAHGKEKMPPYTNYHAQRSYPMPDEPFCMELNAEQRALKEKEKGSWTQLSHAEKVALYRLQFHETFAEMNRRSNEWKTVMGCVFFFCGFTGLLIWWQRVYGPRVDEETEPEKGEGPRPVPPVSPRQAGDRTWSAA, translated from the exons ATGCTTGTAGCTTCCTGCAGCAGGAAGCATTGGGTCTCCCTGGAAAGCTGGCAAGACTTGGGTCCTCAAAAGCCCTCCGAGAGTATTCCAGGTAGAAGAAACAGCGGTGAGCAGAAGGGCGAAGGCAGGAAGATCCAGCTCCTGGGACAACCAGGCTCAGAGGGCTGGGCCAGTCCAGGACACACAGCTGCCTGGACCCAGGGCTCTATCAGCTGGTGGTCTCCAGAGGCCAGACCCCGATGGGCAGGGAAATTGATGCATGGTGTCAGTGTCACTGTGCAATCCCTCTCCCCAGGCTGTGGGTGGGAGCCCCCAGGGACGCGGGCTGGGCGCTCACAGGCAGGACGTTCCCACGCAGGGGCGGCCCTGGGGAAGGCTGCGGGGCGGGCCCCAGGCAGGCGCCAGCCGTCCAGTCCCTCTGCAGCCTGTTCTCTGTTACTTGCTCTGCAGACCTGGGTCGTGTTCTGGCTCCCTCCAAGCCTCAAG ATGTCCTTCAGAGCTGCCTGGAGCTTGACCCTGAGGAAAGGGGGCCTTGGAATTCGAGGGATCCACACCCCAGGAAGTACCG CCCACGGCAAGGAGAAGATGCCCCCCTACACTAACTACCATGCCCAGCGCTCCTACCCCATGCCCGACGAGCCCTTCTGCATGGAACTCAACGCGGAGCAGCGGGCCctcaaggagaaggagaagggcagCTGGACCCAGCTGAGCCACGCCGAGAAGGTGGCCC TGTACCGGCTCCAGTTCCATGAGACCTTCGCAGAGATGAACCGTCGTTCCAACGAGTGGAAGACAGTGATGGGCtgtgtctttttcttctgtggaTTCACAGGTCTGCTGATTTGGTGGCAGCGGGTCTATG GTCCCagagtagatgaggaaactgagcctgaGAAAGGGGAAGGACCTCGCCCAGTTCCCCCAGTGAGTCCAAGACAAGCTGGGGACAGAACCTGGAGTGCCGCTTGA
- the LOC102179296 gene encoding cytochrome c oxidase subunit 4 isoform 2, mitochondrial isoform X5, with protein sequence MKSELGEGNAEIVAQVFVSGQNLRGSLNLIKLTLQDILDSIQETWVVFWLPPSLKMSFRAAWSLTLRKGGLGIRGIHTPGSTAHGKEKMPPYTNYHAQRSYPMPDEPFCMELNAEQRALKEKEKGSWTQLSHAEKVALYRLQFHETFAEMNRRSNEWKTVMGCVFFFCGFTGLLIWWQRVYVFPKKPITLTDEWKAQQLQRTLDMKGNPVQGLASRWDYERKEWKK encoded by the exons ATGAAGTCTGAATTGGGCGAGGGGAATGCTGAGATCGTGGCTCAGGTCTTTGTGTCTGGGCAGAATCTCAGGGGCTCCCTGAACCTGATCAA GCTTACTCTTCAGGACATCCTGGACAGCATCCAAGAG ACCTGGGTCGTGTTCTGGCTCCCTCCAAGCCTCAAG ATGTCCTTCAGAGCTGCCTGGAGCTTGACCCTGAGGAAAGGGGGCCTTGGAATTCGAGGGATCCACACCCCAGGAAGTACCG CCCACGGCAAGGAGAAGATGCCCCCCTACACTAACTACCATGCCCAGCGCTCCTACCCCATGCCCGACGAGCCCTTCTGCATGGAACTCAACGCGGAGCAGCGGGCCctcaaggagaaggagaagggcagCTGGACCCAGCTGAGCCACGCCGAGAAGGTGGCCC TGTACCGGCTCCAGTTCCATGAGACCTTCGCAGAGATGAACCGTCGTTCCAACGAGTGGAAGACAGTGATGGGCtgtgtctttttcttctgtggaTTCACAGGTCTGCTGATTTGGTGGCAGCGGGTCTATG TGTTCCCTAAGAAACCCATCACCCTGACGGATGAGTGGAAGGCCCAGCAGCTCCAGCGCACCCTGGACATGAAGGGCAACCCCGTGCAAGGCCTGGCCTCCCGGTGGGACTATGAGAGGAAGGAGTGGAAGAAGTGA